ttttgtttagtgtagttCGTTTTAATAGAGGACTTCCATCATAATATCTTCATACTACAACACAGGGAAGTTACAGATTAAAAACAGTCTTGACAAAAAAATTGACAGATAAGAGAGAAAACAAACTAAATTAGCCTCTTGAACATATAACGTTATACCTACTGTCTTTCTCTTTGAAcgtttcaatacatttgaattATTTAACACGTAAGATCCATATCGGCCTACATATATTTTATGTGAGTAAAATATACCAATTATTTAGctagtttacatacatttttaaactaTTTGATCATACATTTTTGGGATCACGTGGTTTGTCCAGCAGTTGTTTCACTAACCATTCCAACATGGCTGCGATCAGGAGTTGGGTCACTCCGGTTTCGCTAACTATATGTTTTTTAAGACAAGCTGGAAGACCAAGTCCGGGGAACCATTCATTTACAGAGAGATGGAACCAGGTTTGACTTGTTCATGTCTTTGTGCTGTTGAATTCATGTGTTAGTCTGACAGCAAGCGTTAACAGCGATTCTAAACAGCACGCCCGACTTCGTGCACGGCTCTGTGACTTTGAGTCAATGTTGAGCTAACGTTAAGTGAATTAGCCTACACCTTTTATATCAAATATCTACATGCCAAACACAGGATATAAGATTGCAGTTACGTATGTTTGCAAAGCTATAACATTGTTGGTAGCAGTCCGGGTCCAACTGTCTGCATACACAAGTTGTCATGTTCAGACAGTTATGTATGACATGTtagttacactgaacaaaaatgtaaactgttggtcccatgtttcataagctgaattAAAGAacccatacattttccatatgcataAAGAGCTTATTTGTCTCAAATGTTGTGAAAaactgtttacatccctgttggtgagcatttctgattttgccaagataatccatccaactgacatggtggcatatcaaaaagctgattattAAACAcgatgatcattacacaggtgcaccttgtgctggggacaataaaaggccaccttaaaatatgcagttttgtcacaacacaatgccacaagtgtctcaagttgagggagtgtgcaactgccatgctgactgcaggaatgtccaccagagctgttgccagataattgaatgttaatttctctaccataagctgcctccaacatccattttagagaatttggcagtaagtccaacctgcctcacaaccgcagaccacatgtgtggcgttgtgtgggcgagcggtttgctgatgtcaacattgtgaacagagtgccctatggtggggttatggtattgtcaggcataagctacggacaatgaacaccattgcattttatcgatggcaatttgaatgctcaGGTACCGTGATGAGATCTTTACATACTGACCACACTGCTCGCCATATAAAGTCAAACATAAGAAGAAGcctggaggagagatgactagaaactaaTTCAGTTTACTGTTTTATCTGTTGATTAATTGTtgaagtagaggaccttgtgcatttcaggtaaaataacaacccaatgtttatatcccaggacaaatgagctagcaacagcaagctagctaaattgccataaatgttacatgctttttgacctgtccccgaattaatataattggttcagtttgttttgatatttcaacctgcgtgttaACTGCTGCCAAGGCTAACTTTAACTGCTGCCAAGGCTGCAGATACTCCTGGGGTACAGCAAAATTTAAGGcagttaaaacattttaaaaacgaTACATTCACAACACCTCAggccaccactactaccacatatctacaacacaaaatccatgtgtacgtgtgtatgcaTGTCTGTGCCTGTTTGTATCTCttcaaatggtggtcacaccagacactcTGATCCCATAtcagccagtaactagctaactaacattaacTAGGTACAGCCTTGATAACATCAACAATGTTATGCATACATGTGTAGCTACAATATTATATCCTGTGTGTGGCATGTAGTTTTAGATCTATGATAGAAAACCTTGGCCTAAACATGATCATGACAAGTAAGCAATAACTTTGTGTGCGCATCCATCTGCCCCGAAGTCAATATTTCTTGAGATTTGTGATACAATTATGGTGGTCTGACCATTTGAAACCAAACCACAATACAGCTAACTTGGCTAGAAACAGACTTTTGCATGTGTGTCATCATGCTGCATTTACTGCTGCATTGTCTAAGTCATCCTATCCTACAATAAGCCACAAAGTAAAGTGGATCAGAAAGTTGTAGTGCATCTTCACCTGATTTTAACTTGTTATTGTGTGTCCCTTCTACAGAGGTTTCTACAGAGGTCCCATCTTCACACAGCAGTAGAATGTAGGAGTCCATCGACTAGAGCTGTTCTTGGTCGACGTCACAATGGGAGGTTCTTATTGGTCAGTGCCGTGGCCGTCAGGCACAACAGCTCACAGGTGAGTCGGTGTCAATGTGAAATACAGCAACTAGTCTGATCCTCTCTCAAATTATTTTACGTTAAACCATGCTCTGGTGTTTACACCTTGAAAAATGTGGTCAAAATCCAAGACACTTCCTGTGTCATAATAGTTTGTCCCTTTGGAAATCCTTCCACCTGGTTTGTGAAAGAGGTATTATATTTTCAGATCCCAAGTGAAACCCTTCCCACGGCATCTCCAGTGCTGGAAGCATCCATCCTCAGCACCATAGTCATGGATCCCGcttctataaacacacagccaatCACTGAGCAAGTGTTTGAGGCTGCACCAACCATAGTGGATGTTCTGCAGGGGGTGGGAGTAGAGCTGAGCCTATCAGAGCTGGGCCTGGGGAGCGCCACCCCCGTGGGCCTGGTCCAAAACCTACTGGAATTCATGCATGTGGACATGGGGATGCCGTGGTGGGGAGCTATTGTTGTAGGTGAGACATTTTAGTCGTtaagcagacgcttttatccagagctacttgcaattagtgcattcatctttagatagctaggtgagacaataCATCACAATCGtatcaagtacattttccctcaacaaagtatttATCAACAAAGTCAGTGCAAGTAGGAAAAGACGAGTGCCTTATTCTTTTTTGAGGGAGTCGTCGGGGGCGCCGTGACTTATTTACTTTACTCTTCAAACAGGTAgggtttcagatatttttgtaaGATGGGAAGGGACTCCGCTGTCCTGACGTTAGGGGGAAGTTTGTTCCACTATTGGGGAAGGACAGAGAATaactttgactgggctgagtgggagctgcccatggagtgggagggccaagagaccagaggtggcggaACGGAGTGCTCTGGTTGGGATGTacggtttgagcatagcctgacgGTAGGCAGGGGCAGTTCCCTTTGCTGCTCCATAGGCAAGCACCaaggtcttgtagtggatgcgagcttcacCTGGAAGCCAGTGGcgtgtgcggaggagcggggtgacatgcaAGAACTTAaaaaggttgaacaccaggcaggATGCAGCATTCCAGTTAAGtagcaggggtttgatggcacaagcgagGAGCCCAACCAACAGAGTTGCTGTAGTCCagatgggagatgacaagtgcctggattaggacctgcgcggcttcctgtgtgaggaaaggtAGTACTCtacgaatgttgtagagcatgaacctgcaggagcgagtcactgctttgttTACAGAGAACAAccgggtgttgtccaggatcacgggTCCAAGCAcaacatccaagctgagatgtcTGCCAGGCACGCAAAGATGTGTCGCCACCTAGGTGTCAGAAGGGGGCGGGGAGGAGAAAAGTAgttgtgtgtcatccgcatagcaatgataggagagaccatgtgaggatgtgatcaggggcggcaggtatgaTGTGATCAGGGGCGGCGGGTATGATGTgatcaggggcggcaggtatgaTGTgatcaggggcggcaggtatgaTAGGATGTgatcaggggcggcaggtatgaTGTgatcaggggcggcaggtatgaTGTgatcaggggcggcaggtatgaTGTgatcaggggcggcaggtatgaTGTgatcaggggcggcaggtatgaTAGGATGTgatcaggggcggcaggtatgaTAGGATGTgatcaggggcggcaggtatgaTAGGATGTgatcaggggcggcaggtatgaTAGGATGTgatcaggggcggcaggtatgaTAGGATGTgatcaggggcggcaggtatgaTAGGATGTgatcaggggcggcaggtatgaTGTGATCAGGGGCGGCTGGTATGATGTgatcaggggcggcaggtatgaTGTgatcaggggcggcaggtatgaTGTgatcaggggcggcaggtatgaTAGGATGTgatcaggggcggcaggtatgaTGTgatcaggggcggcaggtatgaTAGGATGTgatcaggggcggcaggtatgaTGTGATCAGGGGCGGCTGGTATGATGTgatcaggggcggcaggtatgaTGTgatcaggggcggcaggtatgaTGTgatcaggggcggcaggtatgaTAGGATGTgatcaggggcggcaggtatgaTAGGATGTgatcaggggcggcaggtatgaTGTgatcaggggcggcaggtatgaTAGGATGTgatcaggggcggcaggtatgaTAGGATGTgatcaggggcggcaggtatgaTGTGATCAGGGGCGGCTGGTATGATAGGATGTgatcaggggcggcaggtatgaTGTGATCAGGGACGGCAGGTATGATGTgatcaggggcggcaggtatgaTAGGATGTgatcaggggcggcaggtatgaTAGGATGTgatcaggggcggcaggtatgaTAGGATGTgatcaggggcggcaggtatgaTAGGATGTgatcaggggcggcaggtatgaTGTgatcaggggcggcaggtatgaTAGGATGTgatcaggggcggcaggtatgaTAGGATGTgatcaggggcggcaggtatgaTGTGATCAGGGGCGGCGGGTATGATGTgatcaggggcggcaggtatgaTGTgatcaggggcggcaggtatgaTAGGATGTGATCAGGGGcggcgtagcctagtggttagagcgttggactagtaaccgaaaggttgcaagatcgaatccccgagctgacaaggtaaaaatctgtcgttctgcccctgaataaagcagttaacccactgtttctaggctgttattgaaaataagaatttgttcttaactgacttgcctagttaaataaaggttaaatgataGAGTTGACTTGGTGTAAAGAGAAAAGGTTTTTCCACTttgccagctcagggatttgaaccagcaacttttcggtgactggctcaacgctcttaaccactaggctacctgcagtttCAGTTGAGTGAGCTTTTTGAAGCacgactggttagggtcaagaagatcgttctggaagagagaaccagagagttggtcagagacagcacaGTGTGTTGGAAAGAGAACAGGGATACCGGTCTATAGTTCCATGTCAGAggggtcgagtgttggtttcttgaggaggggagcaactctggccatcttgaagtcagaggggatgcagctagtggtcagggatgagggaagtgaggaatgggaggtctccagagatggtctggaggaggggatggggtcaagTGGTCAGCCTACTGagcccactcacacagaactaccttAAGCCTTCACCTCTTTCTCCAGATCAAATCCTGTGACTAGTGATGTCCGGCCACCCAACAACCTGAGTGAATGAGTAGGCTCAGtgggctgagtgaatgagtaggCTCAGtgggctgagtgaatgagtaggCTGAGtgggctgagtgaatgagtaggCTGAGtgggctgagtgaatgagtaggCTGAGtgggctgagtgaatgagtaggCTGAGtgggctgagtgaatgagtaggCTCAGtgggctgagtgaatgagtaggCTGAGtgggctgagtgaatgagtaggCTGAGtgggctgagtgaatgagtaggctgagtgaatgagtaggCTCAGTGGATTGAGTGAATGAGTAGGCTCAGtgggctgagtgaatgagtaggCTCAGtgggctgagtgaatgagtaggCTGCGTGAATgagtaggctgagtgaatgaataggctgagtgaatgagtagaCTCAGtgggctgagtgaatgagtgggctCAGTGGATTGAGTGAATGAGTAGGCTCAGTGAGCTGAGTGAATGAGTAGGCTCAGtgggctgagtgaatgagtaggCTCAGtgggctgagtgaatgagtaggTTGAGTGAATgagtaggctgagtgaatgagtgggctgagtgaatgagtgggctgagtgaatgagtgggctcagtgggctgagtgaatgagtgggctcagtgggctgagtgaatgagtgggctgagtgaatgagtaggCTCAGtgggctgagtgaatgagtgggctgagtgaatgagtaggGGATGTCGTCATCCATTTTTTTCCAAAGTGGTTGACAGTCATCCGCAGGAAGGAGGTGGAGAAGAGTTTcccagggttagaggcagaagcttgaaatgTAGTGATGTTTCTCTCTTACACACCCAGGCACAGTGCTGGCCCGCATCATGGTGTTCCCAGTCATCGTGAAGAGTCAGAGGGAGGCAGCCAAGCTGAACAACGTTATGCCAGAGATGACCAAATTCACCAACAAGATGAACGAGGCCAAACGGAGCGGAAACAAGTTTGACTGTTCGTCTTCTTTCCTCCTCAACTAACTTCCATTTCATGACTCATCTGTATCATCCCTCTGTATTTATCCCCCCTTTCATCTCCCATTGTAACTGTTCCCTTCTTTTGCTGCTCTACTCTTCTCATTTCATTATTCTACTTTTAGGGCTGGTTACCCAGATAGAGATGAAGCCTGGTCCTATACTAGAAAAAACAATGGAGAATCTCCtttgaaagtgctttttagtccgGGGCTAGGCTTGATCTGTTACATAAAAGACAAAATCCCaacaaatcagctccaagtgatttttttatttattttggatACCTGTTCCAAaatattcccacgcataatatagagagagatgtgattgtatacaaatgtaagcaaggtttgaaaggATTGTTTTTAgtttatatctgtttgggcttcttgcggtcaatttgcagtctacaaatgatttgtaattttGTTTTGGCCCGCTGACTTCCCGCTCAATAAAATATCTAGTTGATTATCCCTGCTGTAGTGTGTGACGTCTCCCTCAGTTTCTCATGTGAGGTAATATTTCTGTGTTTCTCCTAGTTGCTAAGGCGTactctgacctgacctgaccagcATGACGTAAACCCTCTCCGTGGCTTCCTGGTCCCTCTGGTGCAGGTCAGTTAAAGCTcccactctctgtttctctccactgATTGGAAGGAAAATAACTGCTATATAAGTAATATCATAAACTCCCACTATAGCCCATACCTCCTCATAATACAATGCTTTTTGATTTAGGGGATGTAATGAACAAGGAGAAAGAAGATTATTAATGGGACCTAGTATTTAGGACCCAAGACTAATCCCACCTCTCTATTTCCAGACTCCAGTGTTCATCTCGTTCTTCATTGCTCTCAGATGTCCTACCTCCCTGTCCCCAGTATGCAGACAGGAGGGTGCTTGTGGTTCTTAGACCTCACAGCAGCAGACCATTTCTACATCCTCCCCATCGCTGGGACCGGAACAATGTTTGCCATCCTGGAGGTAAGTTTATCTAAGTTTAGTCAGGTCATAACCCTGTCCCCAGGCTATTGGGAAGAAGACGTGTCTGGGGAAAATATTATTCACCTGTGTTGAGCCTGGAAGAATAGCTTTTTTTTATCAGacaatacatttgttttataAATGTTATATTGAAATATTTGAATATAAGAGTATGAATAATATTTGCATAGTATTAACAGTATTGAGCCTGAATAACagccacctgtctgtctctgtcttctcaGTTGGGGGCAGAGTCTGGTGTGGATAACCCTAACCTGAAAGCCATGAAGACAGTGTTCAGAATCATGCCCTTCGTCAACCTCCCCCTCACCATCAACTTCCCCACGGTCGGTCGCTCTCTTATTTCTTGCACCCCCCTGTGGCAATATCATGTTATGACATGCGTCTTCCGCAAACAACAACTATGCAgtagctctgttctgttcatttCGTTGGGATTTCATCTTTAATATTTTTCCAGGTTAGGCGTGTTGAGATTAAAAACTGCAGTGTCACAAGTGTATCTGTCTGGCTTGGCATTATGGAGCCAGTATGCTAACCTGTTTTTCTCAAAAGAATAACGAGGAAGTGTGGTTGACAAGGCTTTCAGCAGTATGGGGATACTTTGTTTATTTCCTtgttattcaacctttatttctCAAGGTTAGTCTCATTGAGATAAGAACAGCAGGGTCATGCAGAGCCTGTGTTCTAGCCGTAACCATCCTGGCTGGTCACATACAGGGCCTTTTagaaagaattcacacccctttactttatccacattttgttatgtttaaaatggattaaattgagatgttttgtcactagcctaaacacaataccccataatgtctcagtggaattatgttttttttttaaattgttctaaatgaattaaaaatgaaaagctaaaatgtcttgagtcaagtattcaacccctttgttatgacaagcctagatgaattcaggagtaaaaatgtgcttaaatttgataataagttgcatggactccctctgtgtgaaataatagtgtttaacatgattttttgatgactacctcatctctgtaccccacacattcaattatctgtaaggtcccttagtccAGCAGTGAACTTCAAACACAGATTGAAccccaaagaccagggaggttttccaatgcttcgcaaagaagcATTTAGATTTTGGTAAATGGCACAAAAATAATCTGACATTGAAtacccctttgagcatggtgaagttattagttacactttggatggtgtatcaatgcacccagtcactacaaagatacaggcgtccttcctaactcagttgctggagaggaaggaaacgactcagggattttaccatgaggccaatggtgactttaaaacagttagagtttaatggctgtaatagaactgaggatggatcaacaacattgtagttactccacaatactaaccttgACAGAGTGaaatggaagcctgtacagaataaaacaaatatttcaggattaaaaaataaatggaatggagctatccacaggcaaaatccttgaggagaacctggttcagtctgctgtcCAACatacactgggagatgaattcacctttcagcaggacaataacctaaaacaccaggccaaatctacactgaggagttgcttaccaagaagacagtgaatgttcttgagtggctgaGTTTAAAGTTAACttcaatctacttgaaaatctatggcaagacgtgaaaatggttgtctagcaataatgaacaaccaacttgacagagcttgaagaataatgtgcaaatgttgcataatccaggtgtggaaagctcttagagacccagatagactcacagctgtaatcgctgccaagtaTTGAgtcaggagtgtgaatacttatgtaaatgagatatttctgtattttcaatACATTAGCAGGAATATCTTAAAACATTtgaactttgtcattatggggtattgtgtgtagatgggtgagaattgtTGATATTTAATCAATGTGACTTCAGGCTGTACACAACCATGTGgactaagtcaaggggtgtggatactttctgaaggctctgtagctCCTCCTCCCAACCAGATACCTGGGTTTTATCCCCATGTCCACACTtcctactcttctccccctctgttTCAAACCATCCAATTGGACAtttaaaaagtatatatttttaaacagcaGACACGCTTGTAGCAGTATGACCCTGTCTGAGCATCAAAGGGCTGGTCTGTTAATCTcccatgtgtgtgtctctctctcccaggcggTGTTTACATACTGGATGACATCCAACTGCTTCTCCCTGGCCCAGGTGGCCCTGCTCAAACACCCACTGGTCAGACAGAACCTGAGGATCCCCGAGAGGATCAAACACCCGGTCTCCGCCCTGCCCCAGAACGAAGGCTTCATCGACACAATCAAGAAGGGTGGGTGTGGTGTCACGGATGgaaaggggtgggggtgtgtcatGGAGTCACCTGTGAAAATAGTCTCCTCTCTTTCTTGGTTGGACATATTCTGGTTATTTGTCTTTCTAACTTGCTTTCTCTTATTTgcctccctgtctcttcctctttcttttgTTCCTTTTCACTCTCGGACATAGTGTCTTGCTCCCTATTAAAACATGGTTTTCTGTCTCCTATAGGCTGGAAGAACACTCAACTGGCTCAGCagttagaggagagggagaggctgtCCCTCCTATAGGCTGGAGGAACGCTCAACTGGCCCAGCagttagaggagagggagaggctgtCCCTCCTATAGGCTGGAGGAACGCTCAACTGGCCCAGCagttagaggagagggagaggctgtCCCTCCTATAGGCTGGAGGAACGCTCAACTGGCCCAGCagttagaggagagggagaggctgtCCCTCCTATAGGCTGGAAGAACGCTCAACTGGCCCAGCagttagaggagagggagaggctgtCCCTCCTATAGGCTGGAAGAACGCTCAACTGGCCCAGCagttagaggagagggagaggctgtCCCTCCTATAGGCTGGAAGAACGCTCAACTGGCCCAGCagttagaggagagggagaggctgtCCCTCCTATAGGCTGGAAGAACGCTCAACTGGCccaggagttagaggagagggagaggctgtCCCTCCTATAGGCTGGAAGAATGCTCAACTGGCCCAGCagttagaggagagggagaggctgtCCCTCCTATAGGCTGGAAGAACGCTCAACTGGCCCAGCagttagaggagagggagaggctgtCCCTCCTATAGGCTGGAAGAACGCTCAACTGGCCCAGCagttagaggagagggagaggctgtCCCTCCTATAGGCTGGAAGAACGCTCAACTGGCCCAGCagttagaggagagggagaggaggatgaagagccACCTGGACATCGCTTCTAAAGGTAAGACACCGGTGCCTTTTTTATTCTTTACTGCCACCCCTTTCTTCAGATCAATGCCATTTCCTACATTTACTCTATTTTATTTAGTTCCTAAATTGAATATTTTAacagcaggttgacgtttattgtcatgagtcttgtcttggaggcagaactgagcgatttttCCCACAAAATTGAATATAaagtaaaaatgtatatttttggtCTTAAccttaatgcctaaccctaaattAATAGTGTGGCTAGGTTTCAAATCAGATTTtataactttgtggctgtgccagctagtgaccactctgcagagctgcctccagaacaggATTCATGACGAAAAACGCTGACCTGCATTTTAACATGTACCTCACTGATTAATTCAATCTGTGAATATTGGAGTGGGTTTATGGTTTTCCTTTCACCTcatgcctttctctctctttgtgctGTCCTCTCCAACCAGGTCCACTGAGGCAGACCTTCACCCACAACCCTCTACAGCAGTCAACACCTTCcattacagcaacaacaacagcaaccgAGGCAGCCAAAGCAAAACAAACGGCCCCGGCAACCGGTGGTAAGAAGAGAGAGACCATGGGAGGAGACTATTGAAGAAGAGTGACAGACAGTTTGAAAGCCCAATGAATCATGTGTACATATTCATTGAGGGGGATTGGTAGAGGACGTGCGCACGGAGGGTTTATCGTTTATAAATGTAATATTATAAATAAAGAGCTAACTTCTGTTGCCTTATAACGTCTGTTTACATTATGATAACCTGGATTCTTATTTGAAAACCTGAAATCGGTATTGTTCATTATATCCGTTGGCATGACGGCAAGGGAATTGTTACAACTGGAGTTTGTATTGTACATATCCATGGTGGGAATTGTTACAACTGGAGTTTGTATTGTACATATCCATGGTGGGAATTGACAGAATCAAGTCATTTAAAATGTCCATTAGTAATTTATTATAAATACATTCTAAACAATTTACCATTTATCAACTCAACCAACCCCCTCCCCTTACCGCACCTTTGTTTAAATTCACATGTTGAGTACAGATTATTCTTAATAGGTTGATTAAAAAATATAGCCCTTTGCTTCAAAAAAAATCTTAAAAGCTGCAGGTGGGATGGACATTTACATAGGACAAATATAACACATTTTCCAAAAATAATTGTGGCTAGAGCTACCACTATTCTCGCCTAaccacatacaacaaactaacccTCAGTAATTATTACTTTCCTACATATGTCTTCAGTGTCTCTTGTTTCCTTATTGATATGACTTCAGAGGTATCAGTAGTGACTTATGCCACTATggctgtttacacaggcagcccaattcagatatatttttttctccactaattggtcttttgaccaatcacagatcTTTCTACATCAGTAAAAGATCAGtattaggctgcgtttacacaggaaGCCCATCAGAGATCATAAATATCCGTATTTGAGTATAAACATATTTGAGAACaggaatattttatttttaattcttCTGTAGTGTGTGGAATGTCCTCTGTCAGAGGCAACTGGAGTGTCATCCTGGCCGTAGAACGACCCCATAGTCCAATGAACATACGACAATGATTGGTTGGTCAGAGATTTGGTCCAATGAATGGCTGCTGTTTGACTCAGACCTCTGATTGGTAGCAGGGGGCGATACTGGCCAGTAGGTGGTGTCGTTGAGCCTCTAGTTTTGTGCGTCTTCAGATAGCGGCGGCAGCAGTGTGATGGTTGGTTTTAATATCTTCACTCCAACTTGTCTATGACGTCTAACTCGGTCACAACAGAATAGCACACCTTCTGAATCAACAGACCAAAGTTGGCTAGGGAGGGAGAAGATGAGAGAGGATGAGTGACCTACCCTTCAAATACATCAATGTGACACTAGCGATAGCATGAGAAAGTATTTTGTTCGAAGAATGTAGAAAATAAGTATTGTTTTCTAGGCCTACAAAATAATGTACCTACTCGTCTCGCCACTCATGTCATACCAAACTATGGTTGAAAAATTCCAGCAATTTCCCCCAAATTCtcagttttccagaaatcctgcttGGAAGATCCCCCAGGATTTCCTGAAAACCTGGCGATTTTGGGAAAGTCACCAGATTTTTCCAACTCTATACTAAACTATACTATACATTCATCTGATTCTTACCAAAGAACTTGCGGAGCCACATGGGCCTTTTGGTGGCGGGAGTATAGATACACAGGAAGTAGACTGGCACTCCTGATAGGGCGATGCCAATGCCAATCAGAGAGTTCATGGTGTCACTGTAGATGGGAACCACCACTAGGAACAGGGTGCAGAAACAGAAGATGATCGGGAAGAACAGACTGAgctgagagagaaggaagggagggagagagaaatggggaagaAGAGTTATTACACAACTATATGAAACAGGATCTGGTATTGATGTCAAACAGTGAAAGAGATCACACATACAAAACCGCATTGTGAGTTACAGTATAAATGCTTCATACATGAAAACACTAACGGAGCTTTGCCTTTGAATGTGTTTATAGGCCTCAGTGTTTTGTGTTGGATGTTTGGGGCAATTCCATGACTA
The sequence above is drawn from the Salvelinus namaycush isolate Seneca chromosome 36, SaNama_1.0, whole genome shotgun sequence genome and encodes:
- the LOC120030285 gene encoding mitochondrial inner membrane protein OXA1L-like; translated protein: RGRGCPSYRLEERSTGPAVRGEGEAVPPIGWKNAQLAQQLEERERRMKSHLDIASKGPLRQTFTHNPLQQSTPSITATTTATEAAKAKQTAPATGGKKRETMGGDY